tgtggctctggaggttcaggtcagagtccatcactactcccaggtttcgggcctgatcgctagttttcagttgtaataactgaagctgtgcattgactctagatcgttcctctttaggtccaaaaataataacttcagttttgtttctgttcagctggagaaagttttggcacatccacacatttatctgttctaagcatctgttcagtgattggatgggctctgagtcacctggtcacgtcgtaatgtagagctgtgtgtcatctgcatagttatggtagctaatattatttcctgttataacctgagctagtgggagcatataaatattgaataaaaggggtcctaggattgaaccttggggtaccccacatgtgacctttgacctctttgatgaaaagttttcaattgaaacaaagaaatccctgttctttatgtaggattcaaaccagttaagcactggaccggagagtccgacccaactctctagtcgattcagtaatatgtcatggtcaacagtgtcaaaagctgcactgagatccaacagaaccagctcAAGTTGTTCCAACACCTGTATTGGGTTTATTTTCAGCCATGTCGTGCTAAGAGACACGCTAGTATTTTCATGAGATGATATGCATTAATAATaagctgtttttcttctaaatctTTGCAGCTGAAATTGACACCGGAATACCTGGAGCTCATGAAGTACCAGGCCATAGCGGCCAACAGTAAGATCTACTTTGGCCAGGACATTCCTAACATGTTTGTGGAGGGGACGAACGGCGCCACTAAACCCGTGCCCTCGCCTATTTTACACAACGCTGAACCAGAACTGCCTAAAGCCAAGTAAAAGTCTCAGTGAGTCCACAGCTGAGCCTCTGCACAGGGCAGGACGACCTGATGCAAAGCGATCTTGTCACTGAACATGTGTTGCTTTGCCGCTAGTTTGGTGAACAGCACACTTCAGTCTTAAATCTACATGGCAAAGAGACAGAAAGCGAAAAGTAAGAGTTTGGGATACAGTGTGAGTCTTACTAGGAAAGAGAACGATGCCGTCTTTATGTCTGGGAAGGTGACAGAAAGTACTTacacctgctttttttttcctattttaatttttttattttttttaaatcagtgcaGCGTTTAACTTTGCTTTTGGAGCCATTTTCATGACATATGTGCAGCAGCTGTGATTTGTGATCGCCATGAGTTACTGGTTTTCCAACCTCTGGTTTAGCTACATTGAAACTTGACTGGTGACACTAATTAAGTTGATGGAGACGGTTTCTAAGTAATTAAAGTCATCTGtgccatttgttttcttttaacaagtTAGTGGTTAGCTGTGCTCTCTTAATCCACGCCTGAGAACCAATTGATTAACGCCTCATGTCCCATGCTGCTCATGGTGAAGTTTTGACACTTAGTCTGGTTGAATACAGATGTTTCAACATTAaagatacaataaaaataatcccaGCTGTTAATCTTCCTTTGACTCAGAGATCTTGAAGCTTTGTGGAGGAGAGTAGTGGATAAATCAGATTGTTGgctgtttgctttatttttatggatgatttttttgtaatctGTTGGTTTGCTGACTTTCTGTGACACTTACTGTGAAGGAAAAGGGACATAactcatattttttgttttatgaaactAAATTAAGATGCTTAACAGGGAGTAAATCAGTAGAGGTGTGGGAATTTGTTTTGTCAGGATGTCGGCATGCTTGTTTGGTTTTGATTAACAGGGctatgcatgttttattttcttttgttgtttttttaattcagataaATAGAACCCATGACTTTCTCCTTATACAGCTTGTTCAGatataattaaatgtaaattctcaggacgttttattttattctaatcattgtttgatttattattcaGCAACGCTTTGCTTTTacgtaaaaaagaaaaagtaaaacaaaaaattgtatTCAAGCCTAAACTGAACGACTGATGGTGAATGTTTGATTGCACCTAACACCTTTTTGTATGCAGTCAACTCACAGTAGCTGTCTATATTGTGAGGATAAGGTTTTGTTGAGGTTGAATTAATTGCGTAAATCTTCCAATTTTGTCATTGTTTACTTTCTCTGCTCTTAAAACTTGACTGGAAACTTCTGATAATTTGCTGATGATTGTAATGTTGATGGGTTTTCAGGGTCTAATGGCAACACACAGCTCCTGATTAGTAATAAGCTGTTAAACATACAGTTGTGCTCAAAATATAAGCAGTGGGTTTAAAACGGAACGTTTTTAACCTTAACTTTGCTTTCCATTCATcggaattattatttttgttctcaaTTACTATTGAGAACAAAAATAATCGAACTTGCTATAACTCTACAGAAAGTGAGGCTAAGGGAATATTAGAATCttcaaactcaaacatttaatgcaaaaactgaagaaaattcTTGAGGTCTCTTTGACTCGCTGGAATAATATTTAGTTGTTCATCATTGTTCCTAAGTGCTTCACATCTGGAGTCTACTTCTGGTTCCTGTGGTCACGTATTCCAGCCTCCTCAGCTTAGGAAAGTGTTTGGTGGTTAactgttttgtctctttgtcCACATCTTTCTGGTTTTGGGTTCAATTATAAAGCATTTAAGATCATTTTAGCAAAGCAGCCACCATTTAACacactgtttccttttttccaagtcaactttttaatcaaattactatgaaaatatttctgttgtaCTCAGGTTCCATTGACCAATATTTCATACCTGCAAACTGAAAGCCCGCAACTTCTGCCCTTAAACAAGGGCTGCTCtcttaattaataattaatgacTCAGTAACATGAACACTCATGGCTGTTGtctctgttggttttctattactCCACTACACCTGCCAGCAAATTATTAGCTTTCACCCAGAACAGTGATTGATCTAGTTAGTGATGTTGCACTGCTATTATTTTCAACACAACTGTGTTTGTTCAGTTtgattgtaatttaattttaatctaGTCCCAGGAACAAGCAGCTTCATTTCAAGATAAAGGCTGAAATTGCAAGTTGGTGCTAGAATTTAATGGGTTTTTGGGTTTGttattcttttctttcactttaggCTTCTTTAACTTTAATCATCTTTTGCTATACAGAATTCAAGCCTTAATTATTAAAGGGGGTCACTCCCAGAGATACACTCACAGACTGAAACATTTAGTTAGTCCTATAAACTAAAAAATGGCACCACCTGGATTCTAGTTGACTGAAAACGCAGCTCGCAGTGGACACTACTAATGCTCGTTTACCTGACCTCTACGCTCTGCATTGCTTTGGTGACGGGTTCAAATGTTGATGCAAAAGGAGGGGTATGATTCActtatgaaatttattttttttgttaatattttgtacAATCTGTGAAATTGAAACATTGTCTTcttgttttaaaaggtttttatgcaaacatgttttccagttttgaCAATGttcttatgtaaaaaaaaaaaaaaataataataataataaaacctaTTTTGGTACCTCTCCTGTCTggtttgatgtgtgtgtgtgtgtgggttggtTGATGGGTGGGTGGTCAGGGTGTAGTACTCCTCAGTGCCAGCAGATGGTGAGTTTACAGTGTGCTGAACAAAGACAGCCAGCCTTATACATGTAGgaaatatttagcaaatagagGAAGCTGGTGAGAAATAGTCAAACTTTGGGGTTACTGTGTATGAAAGATATGCAGTTTTTGAAAGGATGCTGAAGTTGAATATGTCCAATTTCTCTCGGTTCTGCATGTTGTTTGGATGGACTTTATGGTAAAATAAGTGACCACGTCTGTAACATTAGCTGACTTCAATTTGCATCAATGGCCAGTAAATCCTgtttaaaacactaaaaagtctttattttgaGATCTTCAGTAGTtcttaaagcattttaaatgtttgcagattCTTAGCTCCTTTTTGATCCCATTTCATTTTCCTACATCAGCTTCTTTTTAATCTAGTTGAGAATCTAGGAATCTGTCTTGTCTTGCCGGTGGTTGTTTGGGCTGACTCCTCTGGCCCTGTTGAAAGGACTCTGAAATTGGACAACAACTATTTGTTCCATTGCTTGAAgtgttttctttaacattttgtctttgttgtgtATTATTGAAATtactattttttgtttgtttgtttgatttactaatttgttttcttttgcattgcatgtttttgtttttctttggaataATTGAGTTGGCCTTACCTCACATGTCACCTTTTCTTTCCATGGACCGAGTAGTTGGCCTGAagtcatgtttttaaaagagaaatgttttaaggaAATTGTTAAACTATTGTGTACTACTCAGTCTGTGTTCTGGTGCATCTTGtacatgacttttaaaaaaatccccacCCTGCTGGTCACAATTTCATATTCCACAGTGAAGCTCAGAAGCTAACCTGACTTTCCAGTATAATGTTAATTGGATAAAATCcatcagaaaaaaagataaaccaCATTTTTCAATTGAAAGAACCGTTTGTTTTTAGACTGCAGGATGAGGAACACTTGACTATATTTGGTCATCTCTGATCAATGAACTGATTTATTCTGAAAGGTCATCACTGAACTGtaaaaatgacttcaataaGAATCGTGTTCTatctttggatcattttcacACTTAGATActgttttcttgaaaatgtcAGTTTAATTAGAAAATGACTCATACAAACCTACAGCTGCAACTAGTTTGCTTTCCTGTCAAAGGTTCAAGAGCCGCTTGCTCACACATCCAGGGGGAAATTACATAGAAACAAATTACTGCAAGACCTGTAatatgaagatatttttttaattgcattgtTGAACATGCACAAAAATGTACAGTTTTGAAAAAGTGATCCGACTCAGTTGCACATCCCTTAGATCGTGAGTCTGATTTGGCTTTTTCTAATAACTGCACAATATTTCTGCTATAAATTGCTACACCTGAATTTCAACTGTGTCCTAAAGATATTCAAGATCAAATGAGACACATCATTCACATCTATCAATCTGGAAAAGATTGCTTTGACTCTTCTTTTATGTCCAAAGCTCTCAATAATGCAAAATTAATGGGACTGCAGCAACATAATATGACTAATTGCCAGTTACATAAAAATCTTTAGTATTTTAATTTTGGGACAACCAGTCAGattatttggatattttttttcccttaagaAACTAAATCATTATTTGGAAACTTCATTTTGGATTTCCTAAGGTTGTGGTTGTCTCAtactgaattgttttttttaaatggtaatGGGAAGAAAggagctaaaataaaacatttataatattgCAAATAAGTTTTGCATATACAGTATCTAATAacttatatatttaaaaaaaataatttatcataaTTTAGAGCcaaatgtgtttgaaatgatATAGAATAAAAGGAAGAATGGTCATGCAGTTATTCTTTAATAATTACatcttaaaacaaatacagatgtggcaaaagacaaaaaaaaaccaccaaGGTTTTTGTCTGCTGAGCCCGTAGTGACTCACAGACAGGTTAGCTGTATTTTACTTTGGTAGAAGACTTGTCAGATGTTCAATGCGCTTGTCCTTCAATTGAATCACCTTCTCCAACTTCCTCACTTTTACCTGAACGTCCTAAGtacaaaatgaaacagaaaacagagacaATGTCAGTCTGGAGGTAGTTCACCTAAGGAGACATGAACCAGAAGGAGAAATTGGAAATGTAGGTCaccattctgttttttttttttcgtcctTTTTAAACcaatgtggaaaaagaaaaaaaaaaatttatatccACTGAGCCGATGGCGACTCATGGACTGCTGCTGATACAGGGTGTgacacatcacacacacacacacacacacccacacgcacccccccccccccccacacacacacacccacacacacacacgcacttgCACAACAACATGAGCAAGCTTCCCCTCACACACAGCATTATAAAGAAAGATGGatgtttttgcagatgtttcACCAGTCAGCAGTTTGAATTGAAGTGAGCTTGCATGATTGTACCCTCAGAATATCCTGAAGTTCCAGGACCTGAAGTTCTTTTTCCACCATGACTTTCCGGCTTGCTAAAAGGCTCGTCTCTGGGGTAAATTTCCCTTTATGCGGTTTCCTTTGTGATTTAAAAGTGAACAAATCAAATGTTGGTTTATTCTAATCGTCATCACAAGTAGAGCAGctgatttttataaaaacaaaaacatttaggttcaattcaaagtgttttccCATACTTTGTTGGATCTGTAATCTTCATCTCTGCCAGTTGAGCCATAATTCCTGGTTCGGCCCTTTGAATTTCTACatctaacaaaataaacacacaacaaaagcaaagaaatctTAAGAGATTCAATCTAACAAATCTGGTGAGCATAATAACTGAAAGTAAAGAGGTTAGCAAATAAATGAGGAATACAAAAGGAAACAGACAATGTCAGATAagaggacagagagagaaaatctgtCTTTCAGTCAACAGTGCTGAGCTCTCACTGCTTGATAAGGACCATCTGGATGTTAGGAGTTGATAAAGAGACCCGAGCTCCCCTTGCTGATAGAGGATGGGTGCAGATGAAGGTGGAAAACGAGAGAGTATTAAAGGGAGGGGGCAGTGGTCTGAGGTCAGCTTCACAGAGTGAGCTTACTGGGGCAAACGATGTGTAGGAAACGGAAGAGACGCATATCCCCAATTCACACCATCGTGCTGTGGCGTTTTCTAATCAGACTTTGGTCTGGTGTCTTCAAAGGAGGCAGCTGCTATATGAGGGGGGCTGTCAGGACGACCAGTGATCTCAGGATTGGCAAGACAATAGATTTAAAAATCACGATAGAGCTAGAaacagcagtgatggaagtTGGTAAAGAGTTTGTAGAAACACAGAAAGGCCATTTGAAAAACGGATTGTACTGATTGGTCAGctcaacataaaaacctcttaaaatgtatatttttcttaatcttgattttttgttttcatatctataattttaaaatcatgtttcCCTTCTCTttccatatttttcattaatcccagatttttttctaggaaatgATTTTTCGTTGCAAaactttttcttactttatttcaCAGGGTGGTATGTGATCACTAGTGACAACAGACTAGTGGGGACCTGTTTGTTTTATCAGAATATTAAGCTGAgtggttttatttgaattgtcatgtaaaataaagacaCTAGAAATCCACagtgtgtttagtttttatactgGGAGTTTTCCTTTTTATGACCTAGTGGGTCATAATATGgtcttttttacatattttatttccacttgaGTTTATAAAATAACATTCTAACAATTTTAGCAAAAGGAACAgataaaatacatattattctgaatatttatatttaaaaaatgtcttgttagtTTAACACCTCTGAAACAAGTTTTTAACCCTGAATTGGACTCCAAATAATATTATTCTCTacttgatatatttttaaaagtaaatttgctTGTTGTCAAATTCATTTATCCACATCATTTGTAAAGAGTAAACACTGCTCGCAACGATCATAGCTTTGTTTGCAGTTGTAAAGTTTGCATTTATTGACTTGTTCAGCCATTTGGTCAACTTCCATTGTTTTTACAAGAGctctataaataaactttgagtTAAGCTGAGTATAGCACCACATTAGAAAGTCTAAAATTACACTTTTCAgaccaaaaagacaaaaatagaaacattttgggCAGTGTCATCtaacattttccacaacatACCccatttaagttttaaatccTGCATATATGGCAGGAAGTCAGCAGAGTCATCACACTTTGCTTGAAATCAGCACTTTAGCTTgtgtaattacatttttgtcatcAACCTAATGatagttttgtaatttttcttcatcactgttccttctgaagctgctaaaCCCGCGAATGGATGGCACTGTCTTGTGATGAATTGCTCCCATGAAAACCACATTAATGATAAAATAGAAGATTTAAGATAGTACCTGAAAACGCCAGTTTCCCTAACTTCTGCTTGAGGGAAAACAGCACTGGCAGTATCACACAAGAAGTGCTTGAAACAATCTTCTCCACCATGTCCTCTGAGACGTAAAAGTCCAGCTTGTAAAACACCCTCCTGACCATACAGAGAAACATATGTTTCTACTACAGAAAAAGTAAGTCGAAAGCAAACGGCATGCAATTTACTAATGAGCCCACATGGACAGCTATGTTTACAGTAGGGGCTCATAAATTTGTTCTTGGCTGTGTGTAACTCCAGTTACCAGGATGTGGGTGAGGGAGTGCATGTTGGTGTTTTCTGATGACTTGATGAAAAgtcccagaaaaaaaatttagtttAACATTTGCATTGCATAGAAAACCAGTCCAGTACCTGAAGACcagtctttctgtcttttttataatttgtaaaaatgGGTTAAACTtgtctgcgacagactggcgacctgtccatggtgaaccccgcctcttgccctgAACGTTATCTGGAGATTGGCACCAGTATCTCTCGACCCCACTAGGTaaaagggtgtaagaaaatggatggatagatggaggtaaaacttgttttttaaaacttgtctgcgacagactggcgctttttcacttttgaagacATTTCTATCAGCtcttataaaacatttttaaaattttatattcatGAGTAATGTTTTGGATTTGATCAGAGTGGCAATGAACAATTTAATCTATGATCAATAAATTCTGGCTTCATATACATGACAAAGCCCCATTTGTTTTAGCCACTGGCTAAAACAAATGCCTTAACAAACTTAACAAATGTTAAGTTGTCTCCTTAACAAGGAGACAACTTCACATTTCTACTATCTACTATGGACAGTGAGAAAAATGGAaaggatttaaaacaaaaccaaaaacaaacaaaaaaaaaaaacatggttgactttttttttgttttgcttttttgttttgttttaaattactaGTTGTttggaaaaaccttttttgtcCTGCAATGACAAGCCTGAAGCTGCTGGATTTTCTAAAAGCTAATAGGACAACCATAACTGTGTGCTTTGGTTAGTATGGGAAGATTTTGCTTTTCAGCATCAAACACACCATAAATGTTTCAACATAACAAGAATAAATGATGGGTAATCTATGGTGCTGAGGGCCAATTGTTCTGTGAACCTTGTCACCGTGAATAGAACAATAAACATGGAAACATCAGTTTTTAATACTAATCTTGAGGTCATTACTAATAAACTAAAACTTGCTATTATTGGGTATTTTTACAATATAATGATccaagattatttttatttatttatttatttatttatttttaacatattttattttagttatacCTTCACCGGGACCCTGACAGAAGAATACCAGAAATAATTCCCATGAATCAGatgtaataaaatacaaagctgCGGATCGTCTTACTTGTTGAGAAGGTTCCAGTTGTTGCGTTTCTGCTGCGTATTGCAGGAAGTAATATAGTTGTGAACGTCAACAATCCTTGGGAAATAATGCTCAACAATCTCCGCAACCATCACTGCAGGAGGGTCCAGCATGTAGATACACAGAGAACCCatgtcaataaaaacacaaactgacatATACAAACTGAATAAACAATCAACTAGCAGTTACAGACACAAGACAAGATCTACCTCCATCACTGAAGTCCCTGCTGACGTTTCTTATGGACCTGGAGAAAGGTATTTTATCTATCCAGGTAAACGTATCCCGCTCTTCCTTATCGCTAAGTAAACGATCCATTCCCAGAACCATACACATCTCTGAGCGTAAAACAATTGGCTGTTAGCTGTCTGCTAATGTGTTTCATAGGTTGCTAGGAAACCACTTTTAACcccaaacaaatggcttctgaatgaaaacaggaaagaaTAAATAGTTtgagtgatttatttaaatggaaTACAAATGAAGGCACAATCTTTCCATCACCGTGGTTGCAGACAATTGCGAAGTATAAAATGGGATGTTTATGTAATGTAACAAATGACACCAGAATAACTATTTTAGGACTTTTGCTTACTTTTGCACAACTTATCTGAAAAACAGATATAGAAAACTGAttt
The Xiphophorus hellerii strain 12219 chromosome 22, Xiphophorus_hellerii-4.1, whole genome shotgun sequence genome window above contains:
- the LOC116713362 gene encoding sperm flagellar protein 1-like; translated protein: MCMVLGMDRLLSDKEERDTFTWIDKIPFSRSIRNVSRDFSDGVMVAEIVEHYFPRIVDVHNYITSCNTQQKRNNWNLLNKRVFYKLDFYVSEDMVEKIVSSTSCVILPVLFSLKQKLGKLAFSDVEIQRAEPGIMAQLAEMKITDPTKKPHKGKFTPETSLLASRKVMVEKELQVLELQDILRDVQVKVRKLEKVIQLKDKRIEHLTSLLPK